The genomic region ACCTGGCCCCGGATCTTCAGCGCCGCGGCCAGCTCGTGGTTGGCGCCCTTGCCGTTCGACTTGAGGCTCACGCGGCCGGAGCGCTCGTAGACTTCCTGCAGCGTCCGCACGCAGGCCTCGAGGTCCTTGCCGTTGCGGAAGACGAAGCAGCCGTCCATGAGCGCGTCCTGCATGGCTTCGCGGACCTTGTAGACGTTCTCGCCGCCGTTCTTGCCCTCGATCAGGTCCCTGATGCGCTCCTCCTGCTGCTGCACGGCCTGGCGCACCAGGGCGGTGGGGAAGGAGACGTCCGTGCCCTGGAGGAACTCGGCGATCTTCTTGCCCACGATGCCGCCCGCGACCACGGTCTCGGCCAGGGAGTTGCCGCCCAGGCGGTTGAAGCCGTGCATGTCCCAGCAGGAGGCCTCGCCCGCGGAGAAGAGGCCGGCGAGCCCGTAGGCGGCGCCGTCCCTGTTCGTGCGGATGCCGGACATGGTGTAGTGCTGGGTGGGGCGCACCGGGATGAGCTGGGTGCGCGGGTCGATGCCCAGGAAGTGCTTGCAGATCTCGTCCACCTCGCGGAGCTTGGTGGAGATGTGCTTGTCGCCCAGGTGGCGGATGTCGAGCCAGAGGTGTTCGCCGTAGGGCGACTTCACGCCCTTGCCCTGGCGCATGTGGTGGGTCATCCAGCGGGAGACCACGTCGCGCGAGGCCAGTTCGGCCTTGTCGGGCTCGTAGATGTTCATGAAGCGCTCCTGGTTCACGTCCAGGAGCGTGCCGCCGTCGCCGCGGCAGCCCTCGGTGACCAGGATGTCCGTGGGCACGATGCCCGTGGGGTGGAACTGGATGGCCTCGGGGTTGCCCAGCGGCACCACGCCGGTGTCCATGGCGATGCTGTGGCCGCCGCCGTCGCAGATGACCGCGTTGGTGGTGGCCTTGTAGATGCGGCCGAAGCCGCCGGTGCAGATGGCCGTGGCCTTGGCGAGGTAGGCCGAGAGCTCGCCGGTGCGCAGGCAGCGCACGATGGCGCCCAGGCAGCGCTCGCCGTCGTGGATCAGCGCGATGGCCTCGGTGCGGTCGCGCACGTCGATGCCGAGCTCGGCGCAGCGGTTGTCCATGGTGCACATGACCGCGTGGCCCGTGCCGTCCGAGGTGTAGCAGGTGCGCCACTTGGCCGTGCCGCCGAAGGAGCGGGCCGTGATCAGGCCCTCCTTCTCGGGCTCTTCGTACTTCTCGAACTTTTCGCCGCCCTTGAAGTAGAAGGACTTGCCCGGCACCACGCGGTTCCAGGGCACGCCCCAGTGCGCCAGGCGGCGCATCTCGATGGGCGCGGTGTCCGCGAAGAGGCGGGCGACCTCCTGGTCGCAGCCCCAGTCGGAGCCTTTCACGGTGTCGAGGAAGTGCACGTCCGGGCTGTCGCCTTTGCCCATGGCGCAGTTGCCGAGCGCGGCCTGCATGCCGCCCTGGGCGGCCGAGGAGTGGGAGCGGCGGGCCGGGACGATGGAGAGCACAATGACGGAGAAGCCGGCCGCGGCCGACTCCACGGCGATGCGCTCGCCGGACAGGCCGGCGCCGATGACGAGAAGGTCGGAATAGAAGGTCTGCATTGATTCGCCCCCTTTACACGGCCAAGGTCAGGAAACGCAGCAGGGTGATCAGGCCGATGGACACGAAGATGATGAACAGCAGGTTCTCGGCCCGCTTGGCCCGGGGACGGGTATCGGTCTTGATGAAGCCCCACTTGACCCCGATGCGGTAGAAGCCGATGGAGACGTGCAGCTCGATGAGGGGCAGCAGGACGAGATAGAAGACGAACCAGAAGCCGCCCTGGATGCGCGCGGCGGACTTGGCCGCGGTGATGGGCAGGCTGGTGAGCACGACCCACATGTGGATCGAGCCCATGATCAGGATGATCATGGCCGTGACCACCTGGACCATCCACAGCCAGGTGTCGCGGTGGTGCAGCATCTTGGAGTGTTCCCAGATGGTCTTCTGCTGCTCGGCGCGGAAGGGGACCTTGCGCGCCGCGAGGACGAAGTGCAGGAGGAAGGCGAGGAAGATGAGCGGGCCGCCGACCTGGGCCATGTACGTGGCCTCGAAGAAGTGGGCGAGCGCGTTCATCGCGCCCTGTCCGAGTATCACCGAGGACACCAGGATCATGTGCGACCACATGAAGAGAATGAGCAGCGCGCCGGTCAGCATCTGGATCCAATCCAGATACGCGTCCCTACGCGATGGTCTGACGACGTGCATGGTTGCTTCCACTGACATGCCTGCCTCCAGCAAGGGTTGGGTTGTGAAAAAAGAACGACGCGACACCAGGAGCCCCGTCCCGCCGGCAGGGGGCGATTGTGTGGTTGACCAACCAATATTCCTGGCGTTAAGCGGACGGATCATCATTCTTTCGGGGTTTTTTGTCAAACAGGACCATGCCGCGAGGCTGTGGAAAACGGTGCCGGAGTAAGGCATGCGCATCATCGATCTCGGGCTCGTCGCCTATTCCGATGCCGAAGCGATCCAGCGCGAGCGGCTCGACCGCGTGGCCGCCGGGGAGGAGGACACCCTCTACCTGCTGGAACACCCCCCGGTCATCACGCTCGGCCGCCACGGCGGCGGTGAGCACCTGCTGGCCGCGCCCGCCTATCTGGCCGAGCGGGGCATAACGCTCGCGCACTCCGCGCGCGGCGGCAAGATCACCTGCCATTTCCCCGGCCAGCTCGTGGCCTATCCCGTCTTCCACGTGGCCAGGCGTCCCGGCGGCCTCAGGCGGTTCTTCGCGGACCTCGAAGGGGCGGTGGTGGAGACGGCGGCGGCGTTCGGCGTCGCGGCCGAGAGCAGGGCGGGCTTTCCCGGCGTGTGGACCGAGCGCGGCAAGCTCTGCTCCATAGGCGTGGCCGTGCGCCGCTGGACCACCTGGCACGGCCTGGCGCTGAACGTGGGCCGCGACCTCTCCCTGTTTGACCTGATCACGCTTTGCGGGATAGAAGGCGCCCGACCCACCTCGCTGCAGATCGAGCGCGGGGAAGAATCCCCGAGTGTGGCCGAGGTCAAGGACGTACTCGCCGATGCCATCCGAAAACGTTTTGCGCATTCCCCCCTGGCTTAGGGTCAAGCTGCCCTCGTCCGGCCGCTGCGGCGGCACGGCGAAGCTGCTCGCGGACCTGCGCCTGAACACGGTCTGCCAGTCCGCGCGCTGTCCCAACAAGTTCGAGTGCTTCTCCGCCTCGGTGGCCACCTTCCTGATCATGGGCCGGGTCTGCACGCGCGGCTGCGCCTTCTGCAACATCGCTCCCGGTCGGCCCGAGCCGCTCGAGCCAGACGAGCCCGAGCGCATCGCCGAGGCCGTGCGGCGCCTGGGGCTCAAGCACGTCGTGGTCACCTCCGTCACGCGCGACGACCTGCCGGACGGCGGGGCAGGCCATTTCGCGGCCGTGCTGCGCGCCCTTCACGCCGCCCACCCCGGATTGACGACCGAGGTCCTGACGCCCGACTTCGGGGGGGACGAGGAGGCGCTCGCCGCGGTGCTGGCCGAGCGGCCCGACGTCTTCAACCACAATCTGGAGACCGTGCCGCGCCTCTACGCCGCCGTGCGGCCCAGGGCCGGATACCGCCAGAGCCTGGACGTCCTTTCCGCGGCCAAGCGGCTCTTCCCGGGCGTGCGCGTGAAGTCCGGCATCATGGTCGGACTGGGCGAGACGGACGAGGAGGTGCGCGGGGTCATCCGCGACCTGCACGCCGCCTCCTGCGACATCGTCACCGTGGGCCAGTACATGCGACCGAGCCTGGCCCACCCGGCCGTGCAGCGCTACGTCCATCCGGACGTCTTCGAGGAATACGCCGCCTACGGCCGTTCTCTCGGCGTGCCGCACATGTTCTGCGCGCCGCTCGTGCGCTCCAGCTACAACGCCGCGCTCTTCGCCGGAAAATCCGGCGGGAATTGCGCACCGGCCTGATCCCTCCCTCCGTTCCCTGGCCTTTCCTTCTCCGCCTTCCCGCCGCAGGGCCTCTGTGCCGCGCGCCCCAGTCATCTTCCTTCCGTTCCTCCGGCGAGAGGCGGAAAATTTTCCGCCCGCGCTCGACAGATTCGTTTTTTTGGCGTTATGGTGACGGGAAGATCCGAAATCTGACCGACGGTCGACGTTCTGCCGCCGACCGCACGACAAGGAGGATTCCCCATGGCGACGACCATTCCCAAGAGCATGAGCAGGGAGTTCAGAAGCATCATCACCCATGCCCAGGCCCTCGTGGACGCCACGACGGACGAGGTGGACGATCGCGTCAAGTCGGCCAGGGACGAACTGGCCAAACGGCTCGACGACGCCAAGGAAGAGTACGGGGTGCTCAAGGAGCACCTGCGCGAGGACGTCAGGGCCGCCGACGAACTCATCCACGCGAAGCCGTACTACGCAATCGGCGGGACCTTCGTCGCCGGTCTGCTCCTGGGCTGGCTCATGTCCAGGAAATGAGATGGGCAGACTGTCCCGGGCCTTTGACGGAGTGACGGACACGGCGGGCCGGTTCGGGGAGATGAGCCTCGATATCCTCCAGGACCGGCTCGCCCTCCTGTCCCTGGAGTTGCGCGAGGCCAAGATACGCTTCTTCCAGGCGCTGTTTCTGGCGAGCCTGGGCGTGGTCGCCTGCGTGCTCGGCCTTCTGCTGCTGATTCTCGCCGGGGTCTTTTTCCTGCCCCCGGAGTGGCGCCTCTTCGGGCTCCTTGCCATGGGGATAGCGGCGGTGCTCGCGGGCGTCCTCGCATTCGTCTCGCTCGGCCGCCGCCTGGACCGCAACCCCCTGGCATTTGCCCAGACCTTGGAAGAGCTGAAGAAGGACGCGGCATGTTTCTCGACCGAAAATTGAGGCGCATCCAGGAGGAGAAGGGCCGCCTGGCCTTGTGCTGCGAGTTGCGGCGGCGCCTGTGCGTTCTGAATGTCCGCGAGTTCCTGGGCGGCCTCAGGAACGGCTGCCGCCTGCTGGACAGAGGGGTCGCCCTGGCCGAGTTCGCCTTCGGCCTGCTGCGCGAATTCAGGACGGAGCGCCGTCGAAACTAGACGGTGCCGGACGTGGCGCGCCCACGGGATATGTCGTATGTCTCGCGCATGAGCGATGCGAACGGGAGTCCGCTTCAGGCCCGCGCCACGGATTCGGCCTGCGACGCAGCGAACGGAGAGGTCTGCGCCATCTGCGGCCGCCAGGCTCCGCTCACGCGCCACCATCTCGTGCCGCGCGCCCTGCACAAGAGGCTCAAACGGCGGGCGGCCTTTGCCGGGCGCGACCTGAGCGCTACCATAGGGCTCTGCCGCGCCTGCCATTCCACGCTGCACCAGACCTTCAGCGAGAAGGAGCTGGCCGTCTCCTACGACAGTCTCGAGAGCATCCTGGCCGACGGGTGTATCGCACGCTGGCGCGAATGGCTGGCCGCGAAGCCGGACGGTTTCGCGCCCAGGCTCAGAAGCTGGACCAAGGCCCCGCACCGGGCCCGCTGATGTCGCGCCGGAGCCTCTCGGCCTGTCCGGGATGAACCTGAGCCAGATCGGATCAAAGGGCAGAGCTGCGGAGGGTAAAGTTTCGGCTGATCTTTACCGATAGTATGCATAGAGGATTTCATGTTGCGATTTCTTCCTCGGAAGGACCAGAGATGAACGCAGCCAGCCTGAACTCCAGTCCCAACTCCAGCCTGATCGGCAGCGTCGGTATGGTGGTCCGCTCCGCAATACCCCGCTCGGATGCTCTTGATGCCGTGAAGCGGATGGGGGCTGCGCGGGGCGCCGGAGACGAGCTTTCCTTCGGCCGCTCCGCCTCGGACTCGAGATCCTCGGCATCCGGGCTGATGAGCGGGCTGATCATTCCCGCCGCCGGGGCGGGGCAATCGAGATATGTGGCCGCCACCCTGCAGTCGTTCTCCATCACGCGGCAATTGAAGACGTCCATGGTCAGCCGGTATTACAGCATGCTCGACAAGTCAGGCGGCCTGGATCAGGACGGGGCGTCCGACCCCGCGGCGAAATCTCGTGAGGATCAGGGTGACAACGGACAGGCCGCACAGGGAGCCGACGCAAATTCGCAGACTGCGGAGGCTGGGGCCCCTGTGGAAAGCGCCGCCGCGGCCTCGGAGGCGCAGCCCGGACAGGCGGACGATGCAGGCAGCCGACAGGCCGCGGACGCGATCGGCTCCGTTTCGATCAACCTGATGATCTAGTCTTTCGCACACTGCCGCGATTTGCTGGGCAGGAACCGGGGTGCAAAAAAAACGTCCTTGCCGCATGGTGTGCCATGCCCGAACACGCCGTCCACTCCACGATCCAGCCGCTGACCTGCTCGCTCGCTTTCTCCGGATTTTTTCGGCCAGGAGACATCTTGGCCTTCCATCGCCGTGATCCGCAGGCCGTGGCTGAGCGGGTCGAAGAGCACTCGCTGCGCAAGGGCCTGCTTTGGAGCGGCGTCCCCGGGCTGCTCTTCATCGACCTGCTGCCCGGCCGCGCCGAGGCGCGGCTCGACCTCGACGGTCCGGCGGCGGAGAAGGAGCGTCCCTCTTTCGAGGCCATGGTCCGGCGCATGCTCGGCCTGGGCCAGCCCGTGGAGGAGTTCGAGCGGCGTTTCGCCGACCATCCCCAACTCGGCGTCCTGATCGCGCGGCAACGAGGGCTCCGCGTGCCCGCCGCGGCCACGCCCTTCGAGGCCCTGGCCTGGGCCGTGACCGGGCAGCAGATCAGCGTTCACGCGGCCATCTCCATGCGCAGGAAGCTCATCCAAGCCGCAGACATCCGCCACTCCTCAGGCCTCTTCTGCCACCCGGACGCCGCATGCGTCGCAGGGCTCGGCAGCGAAACCCTGCGCAAGGCCGGCTACTCCGTGGCCAAGGCGCGGACGCTGCTCGAACTCGCCCGCATGACGGCGGGCGGCGAACTGCCCCTGGACGCATGGGAGGATTCCTGGCTGCATGGACGGCTCGACGCCCAGACCGCGGAGGGTATCCGCGAGCGTCTCCTGGACGTGCGCGGCATAGGTCCGTGGACCGTGAACTACGTCCTGCTGCGCGGTTTCGGCTGGCTCGACGGGGATCTCTCCGGCGACGTGGCCGTGCGGCGCGGGCTCGGCAGGCTGCTCGGTTCCGAGGAGAAGGTCGATGCGGCGTACACCAGGGAGTGGCTCGCGCAGTTCTCCCCCTGGCGGGCCCTTGTGGCCGCCCATCTATGGGCTTCGTTGTCGGCAGCGTCGTACTGATTCTTCGGCTGGATACGGCCCCGGGCCGTGGGCGAAGAGGGATCAGGAATCGGAGGACGGCCCCTTGGCGGAAGTGTCGGAATCGTTTTCGCCTCCGCTCTTCTTGGCCGCTTCTTCCCAGGATATCTTCTCCTCGGTCGGCCTCGATCCAGGGTCCTGCAGCGGCGAGTGCACGTTGTGCTCGGACTCGCAGGCCATGGAGCGCAGGCGTTCGTCGCTGGACAGCACGTGGGCGTACTCCTGGCCGTAGATGCGGATCATGGCCGTCGCGAAGCTCAGGATCAGCGGGCCGTAGAG from Desulfovibrio sp. X2 harbors:
- the lipA gene encoding lipoyl synthase; protein product: MPSENVLRIPPWLRVKLPSSGRCGGTAKLLADLRLNTVCQSARCPNKFECFSASVATFLIMGRVCTRGCAFCNIAPGRPEPLEPDEPERIAEAVRRLGLKHVVVTSVTRDDLPDGGAGHFAAVLRALHAAHPGLTTEVLTPDFGGDEEALAAVLAERPDVFNHNLETVPRLYAAVRPRAGYRQSLDVLSAAKRLFPGVRVKSGIMVGLGETDEEVRGVIRDLHAASCDIVTVGQYMRPSLAHPAVQRYVHPDVFEEYAAYGRSLGVPHMFCAPLVRSSYNAALFAGKSGGNCAPA
- a CDS encoding phage holin family protein is translated as MGRLSRAFDGVTDTAGRFGEMSLDILQDRLALLSLELREAKIRFFQALFLASLGVVACVLGLLLLILAGVFFLPPEWRLFGLLAMGIAAVLAGVLAFVSLGRRLDRNPLAFAQTLEELKKDAACFSTEN
- a CDS encoding fumarate reductase flavoprotein subunit, whose product is MQTFYSDLLVIGAGLSGERIAVESAAAGFSVIVLSIVPARRSHSSAAQGGMQAALGNCAMGKGDSPDVHFLDTVKGSDWGCDQEVARLFADTAPIEMRRLAHWGVPWNRVVPGKSFYFKGGEKFEKYEEPEKEGLITARSFGGTAKWRTCYTSDGTGHAVMCTMDNRCAELGIDVRDRTEAIALIHDGERCLGAIVRCLRTGELSAYLAKATAICTGGFGRIYKATTNAVICDGGGHSIAMDTGVVPLGNPEAIQFHPTGIVPTDILVTEGCRGDGGTLLDVNQERFMNIYEPDKAELASRDVVSRWMTHHMRQGKGVKSPYGEHLWLDIRHLGDKHISTKLREVDEICKHFLGIDPRTQLIPVRPTQHYTMSGIRTNRDGAAYGLAGLFSAGEASCWDMHGFNRLGGNSLAETVVAGGIVGKKIAEFLQGTDVSFPTALVRQAVQQQEERIRDLIEGKNGGENVYKVREAMQDALMDGCFVFRNGKDLEACVRTLQEVYERSGRVSLKSNGKGANHELAAALKIRGQVKLALCIAAAALARTESRGSHTREDFPERNDRDWLSRTLAYWPEGKDMPELKYEPASTAWDIPPGDRGYGGGTIIPAEKLPGKAD
- a CDS encoding YqjD family protein; this encodes MATTIPKSMSREFRSIITHAQALVDATTDEVDDRVKSARDELAKRLDDAKEEYGVLKEHLREDVRAADELIHAKPYYAIGGTFVAGLLLGWLMSRK
- the lipB gene encoding lipoyl(octanoyl) transferase LipB, with product MRIIDLGLVAYSDAEAIQRERLDRVAAGEEDTLYLLEHPPVITLGRHGGGEHLLAAPAYLAERGITLAHSARGGKITCHFPGQLVAYPVFHVARRPGGLRRFFADLEGAVVETAAAFGVAAESRAGFPGVWTERGKLCSIGVAVRRWTTWHGLALNVGRDLSLFDLITLCGIEGARPTSLQIERGEESPSVAEVKDVLADAIRKRFAHSPLA
- a CDS encoding DNA-3-methyladenine glycosylase; translation: MPEHAVHSTIQPLTCSLAFSGFFRPGDILAFHRRDPQAVAERVEEHSLRKGLLWSGVPGLLFIDLLPGRAEARLDLDGPAAEKERPSFEAMVRRMLGLGQPVEEFERRFADHPQLGVLIARQRGLRVPAAATPFEALAWAVTGQQISVHAAISMRRKLIQAADIRHSSGLFCHPDAACVAGLGSETLRKAGYSVAKARTLLELARMTAGGELPLDAWEDSWLHGRLDAQTAEGIRERLLDVRGIGPWTVNYVLLRGFGWLDGDLSGDVAVRRGLGRLLGSEEKVDAAYTREWLAQFSPWRALVAAHLWASLSAASY